The Candida dubliniensis CD36 chromosome 5, complete sequence genome has a window encoding:
- a CDS encoding succinate dehydrogenase [ubiquinone] cytochrome b small subunit, mitochondrial precursor, putative (Similar to S. cerevisiae SDH4;~In S. cerevisiae: couples the oxidation of succinate to the transfer of electrons to ubiquinone) yields MFRIKTFTHTSIPLTKPGLNCVRRLRLVPDWSKFKTIPQPPGYIVGTVNDAYKPPSPEYYEGSYHWTYERAITITMLPLVMTPFVAGVEFPLVDSVFSTLLLFHCHAGIKSCIIDYIPKRVYGFWYGAACKLLTLGTFVAMYGIYILETTSNGLFDLVSSLWSA; encoded by the coding sequence ATGTTCAGGATAAAAACGTTCACACATACCTCCATCCCTTTAACAAAGCCAGGCCTTAATTGTGTTCGGAGACTCAGATTGGTACCTGACTGGTCtaaattcaaaacaatACCACAGCCTCCAGGATACATTGTGGGGACTGTGAATGATGCCTACAAACCCCCATCACCAGAATATTATGAGGGTAGTTACCACTGGACTTACGAAAGAGCTATTACTATAACCATGCTTCCGTTGGTTATGACCCCATTTGTAGCTGGCGTCGAGTTCCCGTTAGTTGATTCTGTTTTTTCCACTTTATTGTTGTTCCATTGTCATGCTGGGATAAAGTCATGTATAATAGATTATATACCAAAACGAGTCTATGGGTTCTGGTACGGTGCTGCTTGCAAATTGTTGACATTGGGGACGTTTGTGGCAATGTATGGTATCTACATTTTAGAAACTACAAGCAATGGTCTCTTTGATTTAGTGTCATCCTTATGGTCTGCATAA